One genomic segment of Bacillus solimangrovi includes these proteins:
- a CDS encoding DUF2812 domain-containing protein — translation MSKTVRRLRFREFWRIGEQESWLTDMAANGLHLIKIGSIFAHFEKGEPKQMKYRLEVAINKEITSEEVRMYNERGWDYVTTYNYLHLFSSPVERNAPELHPDPVEQSYTFEKLNKKLVRDIGLGVLGLIIIIGILYVKWFVRETPILSLINGEILFFEEISLIYIVYLFYLSLKAFRGVRTLREDLIGGRPIDHRAPWKGYFYLKTILTLPLIIIVGLLYIFPFAQNETSYTKTLPEESNDLPIVRLADVEQNPDLVRFESYMRYDYDLDNNYSYFWSPFAPVEYDTEEHGFIPGESWDDGYYPQIFTHIFQLTIPSMADNLVYELITLHRDEARDDEFIEIAHPQFDRLIVYEEESTKKIFASIGKAVMYVSYRGDVEINILIDNIAEKMHLISE, via the coding sequence ATGAGTAAAACAGTTCGTAGGCTTCGGTTTAGAGAATTTTGGCGCATCGGTGAGCAAGAATCTTGGCTCACAGACATGGCAGCAAATGGATTACACTTGATCAAGATAGGTTCAATTTTTGCTCACTTTGAAAAAGGTGAACCGAAGCAAATGAAGTACAGATTAGAAGTAGCAATAAACAAGGAGATCACTTCTGAGGAAGTGAGGATGTATAACGAGCGTGGTTGGGATTATGTGACAACGTACAATTATCTTCACCTATTCTCATCACCTGTTGAACGAAATGCACCAGAGCTTCATCCAGACCCTGTTGAGCAATCGTATACATTTGAAAAACTGAATAAGAAGTTAGTGAGGGATATTGGTCTAGGAGTTCTTGGTTTAATCATAATAATCGGTATTTTGTATGTTAAATGGTTTGTAAGGGAGACACCTATCTTAAGTTTGATTAATGGGGAAATATTATTTTTTGAAGAGATTAGTCTCATCTATATTGTATATCTGTTCTATCTTTCATTAAAAGCATTCAGAGGGGTTCGTACTTTGCGAGAGGATCTTATTGGAGGAAGGCCGATTGATCATCGTGCTCCATGGAAAGGTTATTTTTACTTAAAAACTATATTAACTCTACCTCTTATAATTATTGTTGGATTACTATACATATTTCCATTCGCACAGAATGAAACAAGTTACACGAAAACGTTGCCAGAAGAAAGTAATGACTTACCAATTGTCAGATTAGCAGATGTAGAACAAAATCCAGATTTGGTTCGCTTTGAATCTTATATGAGATACGATTATGATTTGGATAACAATTATTCATATTTTTGGAGTCCGTTTGCACCAGTAGAATATGATACAGAAGAACATGGTTTCATTCCAGGAGAGAGCTGGGATGACGGGTATTATCCTCAAATTTTCACTCATATATTCCAGTTAACGATTCCGTCTATGGCAGATAATCTCGTTTATGAATTAATAACACTACATAGAGATGAAGCTCGTGATGATGAATTTATTGAAATTGCTCATCCACAATTTGACCGATTGATTGTTTATGAGGAAGAGAGCACGAAGAAAATATTTGCTTCGATAGGTAAAGCTGTCATGTATGTGAGTTACCGTGGTGATGTAGAAATAAATATACTCATAGATAATATAGCAGAGAAAATGCATTTAATTTCAGAATGA